cctgcccccctgacatcagtctgaagaagggtctcgacccgaaacatcacccattccttctctcccgagatgctgcctgacctgctgagttactccagcattttgtgaataaatactttcgatttgtaccagcatctgtggttattttcttatacttgggGACTGTGctcaacagctggctgaggtattcaccaggatctttaacctgtctatctctggcaattgtccccaagtgcctgaagtcggctaccatagtgccggtgccgaaaaaaacaaaaatcaccaacctgaacgactaccgtccggttgccctaacaccaataatcatgaagtgctttgaaaggctggtccgctcacacatcaaatccagcatccctgcctcaccggactcgcatcaattcgcatacagggcaaacagacccacagaggacgccatctctctggctcttgacactgtcctgactcacctggagagacagggcacatatgtgaggatgctattcatagactatagctctgccttcaacacggtcatctccACCAAGCTcaccaccaaactccaccagctaggcctcagctcgtcgttatgcgactggatcctgaaaTTCCTgacggagcgaccgcaggcagtgagactggCCCCGCAcgtgtcctccactatcaccctgagtaccggcacgccacagggctgtgttctgagccccatgctctactccctcttcacacacgactgttcctgcattcgccaccaacacaattgtcaagtttgcagacgacacaacggtgatgaaacacactacagagcggaggtgcagaacctggcagactggtgctcagataacaacctgtccctaaacacctctaagatcaaggagctgatcatcaactctttatcaacggggacagtgtggagagagtgtccagcttcaggtttctgggcacacacatttcggaggacctcacatggtccactaacaccactgtgctggtcaagaaagcacagcaacggctgtttttcctgagaacactgaaaaagactggtctgccccaacagctgctgacgaccttctatcgctgcaccacagagagcatccgaacgtatggcatctctgtgtggtatctcagctgcacggaggcgaagaggagagctcttcagcgggtagtctacagagctcagaagactatcgggacacagctaccagccttggagggcatctacaatacacaatGCCTCAGGAaaaccaccagcattcataaaaactcctcacacccctgcaatagtctgttcgaacttctaccatccggcagacgttacaaggccttctacgcccgcacctccagacttaggaacagcttcatccccagagctatagctgctctgaaccggttctgctgagtgcccccccccccccatgaactgttTCCTTCGGATGGTCATGTTGCACAtcaacccggcacagacctatttgcactttatactgttttaactgtttctaattttgtttctctgggttgtctaaatttctgttgattagctaatgaatttattgcatcgaatggaagtcgcattcccaatctcgttgtacccctgtacaatgtcaataaagatgtattgtattgtagagcatggccagggtgatatGTGTCCTCAATGATGTGGGCTGGCTCTTTAACCTCTGTTCCGATAGatcccctttgatggtggggaggtcagtatccattACAGTGTCCACCACATTTTTTAATCTCCTTGACTCATGACTTGAGTTTATAGACATTTGAGATTCACttatgatagacataaaaagctggagtaactcagcgggtcagaccgctTCTCTGAAGAACCGCAATAGGTGTTCACTTGATGGGCTGAGGATTCACACAGTTTGTATTGGAAGAAAGATAGGAAAACTTAACTGCCTTTATATTTGAGCAGACCCATTTAGTTAAAAATACAGATACTTAAGATTTGATATCCAATTTTAATTATGTACAGGAAAAGATTTTCAGTTTACTAATATAATTTTCTTTTTCTGTAGATAAGGTTGAGAAATATGATTCTCGAGATGTTGAAAGACTAAAGCAAGATAATGTGTGGGTTGAGAGCTATTTGCAATGGAGACATTACAATGTGGATGATACTTTGAAAATGATTGATGAGAGCTTTCAATTTAGAAAAGAATTTTCTGTTCACGGTAAGTTGTTGGCAAGATGAAAATGTGAATACTTTAAATTGTCACACCACATCTTTAAGCCAGTCTTTAAAATAGCTTTGTATTGACACCTTTTGTGCCTACCTATGAATGTAAAACTTAACTAAAAACTTGCAATTCTGTTATGGAACTCATTGAAATAATGTACATCTTGACAGCTTCATAACAAATGCCTGTGTAATCACTTTTTGCTGCAGTATGATGTGTGCTTGAATGTTGCAAGATTGCATCTGTATTTGGCTGTGTGTGGGGTCGAAAAAGTAACATGTTGCCCAATTCTTGTATGCAGCAGGAAGCAAAAAGATAATGCTTAAGGAAAGTGTACATGAGAATTGTAGGCTTAAACTATAATAAATAATCTGCAAATGTTAGTACTTTTAGGCAATATTCCCAGGGAAGATGGAGCCTAAGTTGTCAAGAGCATaggctcttgaatgtcactaaaactaaggagctgattgtggactttagaagggctaaacatccaaggacgtacacgccactggagataaatgggtctacagtggatagggtgagcaattttaaatacttgggagtccgcatcacagaggatctgacatgggcaacgcacattgccgcactggtgggtaaggcaaagcagcgcctttaccaccttagacagctgaggaaattcagagtgtctctgaggatccttcattgcttctactctggggctgtagagagcatcctgtccggcaacattacagtctggcttgggaacagctctgcccaggacagggtggccctgcagagagtagtgcgttcggcagaacacaccatgggaactacactcgccccccctgcaggacctatacatcaggaggtgcagatccagagcaagcaagatcatgagggacccctgccaccccagtaacggactgttccagatgctacggtcaggcaaacgcctccgctgtcacactgtgaaaacggagaggatgagacggagtttcttcccacaggccatcaggactgtcaacttttataactccagagactaaattctgtctacactatagtaactttattaactttatttatatgctgtaactgtaattcttttttgtgcacaatccgcaggcattgccactttcatttcactgcacatcatgtatgtgtatgtgacaaatagacttgacttgaggttGGATTCTTCAGCTGCTAAATGTAAAGATTAAGGAGTAAAATTTAAGCTTTGAcaattttagtttcgagatacagagtggaCACGGGCCCTTCAGCTCCCCGAGTCTTCGCCGAccgacaatcacccgtacactagttctatgttatcccagttttacaTCCTACATACGAGAGGcagtttacagaaaccaattaacctacaaacctgcacaactttggaatgtgagagggagccagtgcacccggagaaaacccatgcgatcacaactctgtacaggcagcattcgtagtcgggatggaaccatggtctatggcgctgttaggtagcaactctactgctgtgtctctGTGCTGCTTCAATAATCAATAATTAGACTTTGAGTGTCTTTTCCACTCTAACTGAGGTAGGTCTGTGTTTTGTGCAGAGCTGATGCTACAATAGTTTTAAAAGTTTAAGGAGTTTTTAATCAAGACTATTTATATGCTAACATTATAATAGTAATTTAAAGTATGAATTTAAAGGTTTGTTCCAGAGTTTGCAACAAAATTGTAAATACTGAATGTAGTAAATGTTTCAAATATTATTAGAAACTGATCTTTTTTGAAATTGTACGACTGCACTAATTATTTTCTGTAGCATTTATCCTGGTAGCTTCATTTTGTATTTAGCAAGAAGTCGTAATTTATGGAACTATAACAATTAATCACAGAATAAATGAAGTAATGCCTTTATTGGTATTAGAGGTGTGAATGCTAattacagttgtaaatctgtggaattctctacctcagaaggcagtggaggccgattctccgaatgcattcaagagagagctagatagagcccttaaggatagcggattcagggggtatggggagaaggcaggaacagggtactgattgagaatgatcagcaatgatcacattgaatggtggtgctggctcgaagggccgaatggcaatagacaataggtgcaggagtaggccattcagcccttcgagccagcaccgccattcaatgtgatcatggctgatcattctcaatcagtaccccgttcctgctttctccccataccccctaactccgctatccttaagagctctatctatcagagaattggtctccactgccctctgaggcagagaattccacagattcacaactctctgactgaaaaagtttttcctcatctctgttctaaatggcctaccccttattcttaaactgtggcctactcctgcacctattgtctattgtctaattaatgGCCGACGAGTTATTAGATGTTTGAGCCAGTACTTTAAAGCTTGAGTTTACTTTTTCTAACATGAAATTTGCAAATAAGTATATTTGGTTTTTAAAGATCATTTAGCAATGATAACTTCAAAATCATGCTGGTtgtttaaaataatatatttttttcatgCGCTTTCCTGAAGTCGAATTCAACAGGTATTGGCAACCTATGTTTTTTACAAATATTTGTTGTTATCGACGTTTGAAAacattgcatctctaaatcttaaaATTGGTCAGTTGACTTTTTAATATTAGGTGCACATAGTCGGCCCCCTCACACCCAAAAGAGCTACAGGCTTTTTATTAATTACAAAAAATACATGTACCTGATCTCATCtagagtgtcatacagcatgaaaataggcccttaaggcccaacttgtccatgctgaccaaggtgcgggcccgttgatctaatacttgcgTGTTCATATTGCGTCACAACGCTTGTGCGCAGTTGTGTGAGGGTTGCCGGGGAGGTCCGGCACCCGTCCTGGCCTGCCccccacctgaccttcctcccgtggtgcagcgcggcacagagagaaggtgaaacaagatggccgccagcaggacgaacatgcggcagcaccttgcggccgctctcctgctggccGCCCGGGGCAGGGGTGaattgctccctctcccctttcctcttccccccccctcgcccgcccccgggggagactccccggcctgcaacgggtccacgggttgtcagttgggggagggttgccggggtggaccggcgcccgtcccggcgtgccccgtgcctgacctccCGTGGTGCATCGCGGCGTCAGAGAGAAAgtgaaacaagatggccgccgacaTGACAAACATGCAGCAGTGCCTTGCGGCCATTCTCCTGCTGCTAGCCACCACAATGGCCACCCGGgtctggggtgagtggctcccaccgaccccaggggagactccccggccggcaataggtccacgggtcgtcagttgggggagggttcccaggcccgcaggagaggtttggacccaacgggtccacgagtCGTCCAGTATGTGTTAACGTCTTCATTTTTGTAACCTTGTGTTTTTCAATAGAGTTCAAAATGGGAATTGCTGATGGGGAACCCTGAGTAATTTTTTTGGCCTCCATTTTACATTGGGTTTAAATCAGTTTATATTGCTTCAGTCGCTGTGTGTATAACAGACCCAATAATTTCAGTATTGTATGCAGATTGTGAATCATTCTTGACAAATCATACCCAGAAATTTGCAATCTAAGAATATGTTGAAGTATGTTGAAAGATTTATTAACACATTGTATAAATCCATTTTTATTATGTATACTTGTTACAGATTTAAGCGAGTCAAGTCTTCCTAAATGGACTTTTGAAACTGGAGCTGTTTACCTACATGGATATGATAAGGAGGGCAACAAAATATGTGAGTTTTGTTGTTTCATTGCTGAATTTAATTGATAGATTTGGTGGTTAAATGAAGTTGAAATCCAGATCATCATTGATCTAATTGTACGGTGAAGTAAGTTTAAGAGCCAACTGGTTATGCTTTCTTTTGACTGATGACATCAAATGTTTCTACACTTAGAATTATACTTTGCACTAGAATTTTTTAGTAGTATAATTGGCTACAAGGATGTGTCATGGGTTATTGTTTGGTTAAATAAAGCTATGTTGTTACTTATTGAGCTCTTGGGCAGAGAAGTTCAAAGATGTactctgggtgaagacattttcTTATCTTCACACTAAACAACCAAACCTTTATTTTGAGACAGTAACTCCTGGTTTGGAGAACTCGGGCAAACCAGTGCCCCAATCATCAACTCTGGatttgtaagaaagaactgcagatgctggtttataccgaagataaacataaagtgctggagtaactcggtggttcaggcagcatctctggagaaaaaggatgggtgacattttgggtcaggtctgaagaaggatgggtgacgtttcgggttggaaccctttttctccagagatgatgcctgatctgtcgagttactccagcactttgtatccacaaTTCTGGATTTATCCTTTTAAGCCCCATActcattttatatttttcaataagaaCAGTGTATTCTTCCAAACTGGAGTGCATAATGTGCTCAATCTCTCTAAAACAATGATTCTTCTATCCCAGGAATCAAAATGATGACCGTTTGCTGCACTCCATTACAAATATATCCTTTTGGGTAGGAAGACCAGATCTGTACGCAATATTCTTTTTGGCCTCTACAATGcttgctgaacctgcatgttAAGCTAAATGATTTGCATACATTTGAGACAttctgtttccaaatacacaggacaagatgttagaaatccaaagtgccaaatgtcaacttgctcccggtggtaatgggaggcttatgcactcacctattctcctccgatgttgagaaaggctaggcagacacgtcattggggttatcaagtgggcacctactttcatcgacgtttcgctgattggacccacgacgtctccagtaggctcagcagtgcattctggcgtcccagaaccacccccctctgcatctgcctagccggcttatttgggagaccagatggggtctttcctcttcagccagagccactggctactccgctctgccacctgtgatgtttccttgatagcctggcgtagggcttgtccgctgattcccaggtccttcatcagacttacggtagatgttgccacaaatcctggacatccaacttctaccgggcagatctttgctctccagccccgctgttctgcaaggtctgtgtagcgcagtttctttctttcaaaggcttcctgcacagcatcctcccaagggactgtgagctccacaaaatacaccatgcgctgagagttggaccagaggacaagatcaggcctcaagttggtgattgctatctctggtggaactgtaagccgttggtccacatccaccagcatctgtcagtcccgggctgcctccagctgtccaaaccttgtccttggtggaattttccgttgcttttgttccccctcccgaacaaaggcaattggcataactgggttggttgttctgggcggcagggcattgttggtggtTGTCCTGccttccagagtcgctgccaggcatttgagcacttgattatgtctccaggtgtaccgtccttgggagaggcttactttacacccagtgaggatgtgcttaagcgtggctggtgttgaacacggggggcatgatggatcttcgtccagccattggttgagattttttgggctaggaaggacataataggttgcccgaatgaggaagcttatcctgctcgcctccatctcccacatgtccttccagctgatcttccgcttttccacactctcccatctcatccactggccctgtttagcttgcgacacagccttggcacacctactcgactcctactgtccttcatcagtcttacggtagatgttgccacaaatcctcgacatccaacttctaccgggcagatctttgctctccagcttcgctgttctgcctccgctgcaaggtctgtgtagcgcagtttctttctttcaaaggcttcctgcacagcatcctcccaaggaacttcggccgtgaccaacttccggcgctccagtgaggatgccttgttccagcaaggtcgctttccgccaagccctaagccacttcgtccgtgttggacttgcccaatcatgtcgccttggtggagagtagattttgcctgctgtgtcgcattcttagccgtccacttccttcctgttgccagggttggggcagcagctcggatgacagtgtttctcgattctgccagggtcatctctagtctgactttagtgtacttgaactcctctgtgaggctagagagaggcagctgaagtaccccctgaccgtacaggcctacgttgctcaggcatcgaggaacacctacccactttctcacaaaagagctgattgttctttccatcttctcaactcttgtgagggtgatgtcatacatggttagtggccacataaggcgaggtagtaacccaaactgcaggcaccagattttcagctttccaggcaacatggatcggtcgatgtttgctagacctttgatgatttcttgcctaagctcgtttgcctgatcagtgtccttcagtttagagtcataccatctccccagacttttgattggcttctctgacacagttgggattggttcttgatcaatgaaaaacctttgatccgtcagtttgcctttgattatagaaatgcttcttgatttggatggcttaaatttcattctaaccccagtgatgttctcttgaagcttccctaaaaggcgcctggtgcaaggtgctgttgttgttatgattgtcatgtcatccatgtaggccctgatgggtggtagacggactccagacttcagccgctcgcctcccaccacccacttggaggcccttatgatgacttccatagccattgtaaaaatcaatggggagatggtacaccctgccattatgccaatctccatgcagtgccatgtggtggtaaagtTTGTCGTGGTGTAACACAGCTGCAGATCCAGAAAATAAGCCTTGACAGGGCTTGCGATggtctctggtatcctgaagaagtcaaaggatgcccacaggaaactgagggacagttccgaacgcattggcaaggtcaaggaaaatgacatgcagatctctcttcttttcttgcagtctggatttggtgccaaatcatgctggtatgttcgagacatccagagaaccctgggatgcctgctttttggactgttgtatccacaaggttgtttctctctaaatagctggtcatcctctgagctatgatgctgaagaagATTTTACCCTCTACATTGAGGAGACTGATAGGGCGGAATTGGCTGATATCTGTGGATTCCTTCTCTTTCGGAATCAGGACTCCATCTGCCCTGCGCCATGCTGTGGGTATAACACTACTGTTTAATgtttcaccatttaaaaaaaaaaaaatctgtctttTCTTtctccaccaaagtagataacttaTTTTTTCCATATTCTATCTGTCATGTTCTTGCCTAGTTACTTAATCCTCTATCCTCTGAAGTCTTTTGTGCTGCCACCTGCCTTTGTGACATCAGTGTCTATGGAATTGATGTGATATAATGcatagaactatattctgcactctatcttcccctttcctcTATTTGTTGTGCTTGAATTTGACCCGATTATATTCGTATAGTATGTGATCAGATTGGAATAGCATGCACAACAAACCTTGTTACATTTACTGGTacagtgaaaataataaacctaaacaatatAATTACTTTGACATTGTATGATTCCCTCATTCATTTCATTGCAATAGATTGTTACAGCCGTAGACCAAGCATAGATCCTTGCAGCTCCAATGGTCACAGTATCCCAACTCATATAACCCATTTACACTTGTTCTTCAATATTTTTCTTAAATCTCATAGTACCTTATTGAaacctaaaattaaaaaaacccacaTCAGCCTGTTCGCCctattgtctccacctataacagACTTTCCCTCTGCTCTGCCTCTTCTACCCTGCAATTTAAAGCACACTTTTTTTACACTGCTTTTGACATTGACTTTTTCTTTCCACATGGATGCAGCATGACTTGTAAAACACTTCCAGCAAATCTTGTTTgcgtttaccagcatctgcagttttattttgcttctgtGGCTTCTGAATAAATAAGCAATCAATATGATTGGCAAAGGCTCTCAGATAAagccaaaaagaaaaaaaaatcaatttagtaACACAGAAACCAAACTAAATGTTGAAAGAAGTCGGAGACAAATCTTGAGCAATTATTGAAAGTTGAAGGAATAAGATTCATAAAGAAACGAATTATGATTGCAGGAACGGTTTTTTGGCAACATTTAAAATTGTGATGCTACTAGGTAGTGTGATATCATGAGTCCTAACATTTTCTGATGTTTATCATGTAAAACCCTAATTTCACATCCTTCATGGGCATCAATGCCAAATTTCTTGGTGTAATGTCAATATAGTGGTTTCTTGTGAGCTGCAGGCCATGTTGGACAACTGATTCTGGGTTTCTGTTTACCATTGCATGTGTGGACATTGGGAACTGATGTTCCATGTACTTCCTGATAATGGTAAATGCTGAAGTCTTCTCGTATTCTGTAATAAAATCTGGGCCTCAGTCTGTTTCATTTTGCCAATTACAGCGGTGATAAACTGCATGAAAGCTTAACTGATTTTTGCTGAAACAGCCCCACCAATGTCCGTTCTAATGATTGTGGGGGGTTTTTGCTGACATTCATTTCTTTGTTGACCTTTCAGATTTTTGTTAATGTCTGCATATTTCAGTACAAAAGCAAAACGTAAAAAATAATATGTGTAAATAATTGTGGGAATTTACTGCAGTGGCATAGTGGTGTAgcagaagagctgctgccttacagcgccagagacccaggtttgatcctgattacgggtgctatctgtatggagtttgtacgttctccccgtggttttctctgggagcgctggtttcctcccacactcaaaagacgtacaggtttgcagattaattgacaTCGgtgaaatggtaaattgtccttagtgtgtaggatagtgttagtgcatagggtgatcactgattggcacgaacttggtgggccgaagggcctgtctcgcgctttatctgtaaagtctaaatttCATAATGGTGAACATTATTTCTGAGCTAATTTAATAACCTAGTGGATAGTAACACCAATACTGTCTT
The Rhinoraja longicauda isolate Sanriku21f unplaced genomic scaffold, sRhiLon1.1 Scf002008, whole genome shotgun sequence DNA segment above includes these coding regions:
- the LOC144591802 gene encoding motile sperm domain-containing protein 2-like, which produces KVEKYDSRDVERLKQDNVWVESYLQWRHYNVDDTLKMIDESFQFRKEFSVHDLSESSLPKWTFETGAVYLHGYDKEGNKIFWFRVKLHIKDTKTTLERKKYVAFWLERYSKREQGKPLTVVFDLTETGLSNVDMDFVRFIINCFKIYYPKYLCKYF